In the genome of Bacillus thuringiensis, the window TCTGGAATTGGCATACCGATAATACCTAACCATAAACAGAAAAATAATGCCCAATAACCGTATTGCTCGATATAGGATAATAATTCATGTAATTCCATTATGCATACGCTCTCCTTAGTTCTTTTTTACAACTAAAGACGTATGCTGGCGGGAAATTGAGCCATACTTTTTCTAGTGTAATTTTAGGGAAGAAATGCTGTATAAATCCTTTTTTCACAAGTGAATATTGAAATGTAATGAACTCACCATTCTCATGTATCGCTTCCATCGCATTGTTTAAAATGCGCTTTGAAACTTTTTCTGGTAAAGAAGTAAAAGGCAACCCTGATAAAATGTAATCAATGCATTCTATATTGAGCTCCTCCATATACTTCTTTATATTTTCAGCTGAACCGTGTACAACAATGACATTCTGCTCATCTTTAAACTTTCTTTTTAATTCTTTGAAAAATACTTCATTAATTTCAATAAGAAGAAATATTGTTTCCTTCTTTTTTCTCTTCATAATTTCTCTCGTGAAAACCCCTGTGCCAGGCCCTAACTCTACAATACATTTCGCTTTATTAAAATCAATTACATCGACCATTTTCTTTGCTAATATTTTTGAACTTGGCGCGATTGCACCAGTATGTTTTGGATGCTTTATAAATTCATGTAAAAATGTAATGAGCTGCATGTAAACCTCTCCTCATTCGTTCGATAGTTTTTAACTTGTGTCTAAGTATAACTATCGTTTCTTAATAAAAATTGAGGAAGTTTCTTAAGATTTTATGAAGAATAAAAAAAACAGCTATCGCGTGTAGCGATAGCTGCCCCTTATTACTTCGCACTCACGATCTTATAATAAGAACGAACCGTTAAGAAGTAATATCCAATATAGATGACACCGTATACTCCAATACTAATGAGAAGCGGAATCATAATTTCAAATGGTAATATATTTGATAAACCTTTTAGTGCAAATAAGCTGTGTAAAATACCGATTACTAACGGAATAGCGAAGATAAAGCTTACTTGTTTTGCGATAGCTTTCTTCATTTCTTGCTTCGTTACACCAACTTTATGAAGGACAATGTAACGATCACGGTCAGCACTTGCTTCTGTTAATTGTTTAAAGTAAATGATTGAGCCTGTCGCTAATAGGAATACTAATCCTAAGAATAACCCAATAAACATCATTAAGCCTGTCGTTTCAAGCCCCATTTGGAATCCTGTATAGAAATCGTTAAATGGTTTTAAAACTTCTGATTCTCCAGCTGGCATAATGCTTGCTAATTTTGCTGTTAACTCTTTACTATTTCGCTCACCTTTTACATCAATATTTTTTACAGTACGCGTTTCGTTTACTTGTTTCATTTGCTCATATGTTTTATCAGGAACGATTACAAATAGTTCATTTAAATTTGTAAGGCTTCTATTATTTACACCTTTAATTTTTAATTCTTTTGACTCATTTCCAACAGGGAATACAGCTGTATTTCCTGTATAAAGAGGACCAAAATCAAGTTTCTCAATATATAAGCTATCATATACGAAAGCTTCATTCGCACTTAAATTTACAGGTTCTACATCTAAATGTTTCACATGTTTATTAAAGCTTGATTGTGAAATAAGCTGGTACTGATTCGTAACATTATAGTGTGTGTTCAGAACTTGATCAGCTCTTTCACCTTTAAATGTTCCTTTCACAGGAATCATTTCAACTTCTGATTCATATGTGACTGGGTGATTATTCTTCTCTCCAGCAAGTATCTCATTTACTTTTTTATCTAATGCTGCATCTTTTTTCTCATAGGAATAACTATACGGCGCAGCAACTTTTGATTGCGTAAATGTGTTGTAATACATCGTAACTGACGTACCAACCGCTGTTAATGTAACTGCACTTAAAATAGCGATTGTCGCCAATGATTTCGCATTTCCTTTAATACGATATAGTAACTGCGATGTCGTTACCATATTCATACCATTATAAAATGCTGACTTATTATTTCTTGCACGTTTCAATACAAATACTGTGAAGAACATGAACAGTAAATAAGTCCCTGCTACTGTCGCTAATAAAATATATAATGCAACGACCATAAAGTCTGCATACATAACTGCTTTCATGTACATTAGCGCTAAAAAATAACCTGAACCGATTAAGAAAACTGAAATTAATGCCATGATGACAGATCCTTTTGGCATTGCTTCTCCTTCACGTTCTGCACGGAAAAGTTCAATTAACTTAAAGCGATAAATTAAACGATATCCTTGAAGTGATGTATATAAAATAATCACAAAGAAAATAATTGCTGTATCAATAATGGCAGCCATCGGTACTTCAAAATGAACGTTTAAATTTAATCCCATCATATTTACTAATAACTCAAGGAATAATTTCGAAAGGACACTACCGATCGCAATCCCGATTACTAATGACATTAATCCCATTAACATATTTTCATAAAAGAGCATTTTACCAATTTGTCTTTTACGAATACCTAATAACGAATATAAGCCAACTTCTTTTTTACGTTTACGTGTAAAGAATCCGTTCGAGTATATAATGAACACTGCTACGAAAATGATAAGCATCACACTGGAAACTTGGAACGCTCCGCTAATCTTTTTAGAAGCTTCTGCCGCTTTTTCCATTTGTGAATTATATTGCAGTGCTTTAAATGTAAAATAAATAACGATACTAAAAATCATAGATGCGAAATATACAAAGTAGTCTTTAAAGTTCCGCTGTATGTTGCGGAGGGCAATGCTAGATAAGGTCATCAGCCATACCTCCAGAAATAGAAGACATTACGTCAACGACTTTTTGGAAGAACTGTTTACGCGTTGATTCACCACGGTGCAATTCTTTATATAGTTCACCATCTTTAATGAAAATAACTCGTTTACAATAACTTGCTGCAAATGCATCATGCGTTACCATTAAAATTGTTGAGTTATCATATTCATTTAATGACTTCATACTTTCAAGTAAATCTGTTGCAGATTTAGAATCAAGCGCTCCAGTTGGCTCGTCCCCGAAAATCATACTTGGATTCGTAACGATTGCACGCGATGCTGCGCAGCGCTGCTTCTGTCCACCAGATACTTGATATGGGAACTGACTTAAAATATGATCAATGCCAAATTTCTTTGAGATTTCAAGAACGCGGCGATCAATCTCACTCGCTTTCACCTTTGATAACGCAAGTGGTAAAGCGATATTCTCTTTCACTGTTAACGTATCTAATAAGTTATAATCTTGGAAAATGAAACCTAAATGATCGCGGCGGAATAACGCTAACTTATCGTCATTCATTTTCACGATATCTTTGCCATCAATTAAAATTTCACCGTTCGTCGCATTATCAATTGTAGAAAGAACATTTAGTAAAGTCGTCTTACCAGAACCAGAAGGTCCCATAATTCCAACGAACTCACCTTCTTTTACTTGTAAGTTAATACCTTTTAACGCTGCAAATTTGTTACCACCCGTGTCATATACTTTTTCAATATTTTTTGCTTCTAACACTGTTTTCATCTCGACATCCCTCATTTCTTCTATTCTCTATTTTCAACTATATACACTCTCTACTCTTGCCACTATCGATGTTTCTTACACAAACATGACAGTTATGTAAGGCACATAAGTAAAGAAATCAAAAAGTTAACGTAATGAATTAAAGTACTTTGTTACTATAACATTGGGATATCATACCATCCATTCATTCTCCTTACAGGAACATTACAATTTTGTAAGGTGAAAAATGTACCCTACAAAGTTGTGCACGAAATGTCGGATGGAGCTATTTCATTCCTGCTATTCTATGTACAGAGGAGGTCATAATATGGATTCACTTAAAAATATGAATGCTGCAATGCAGTATATCGAAGACAACCTTACACATGAAATTGATTTTAAGGAAGTCGCAAAAATAGCTTACTGCTCCGAATATCATTTCAAGAGAATGTTTTCTTTTTTAGCTGGCATATCACTATCAGAATATATTCGCTGTAGACGTCTTACTCTCGCTGCCTTTGAACTAAAAAACAACAATGTAAAAGTCATTGATATCGCTATAAAATATGGCTACAACTCACCAGATTCATTCGCTCGTGCATTTCAAAACTTGCACGGTATAACACCTTCAGAGGCCCGAAATAGTAGCCATTCTTTGAAGGCTTATTCACCAATGACCTTCCAATTATCTATTCAAGGAGGAAATGAAATGAACTATCGAATTGAAGAAAAAGAGCCATTTCGAATTATAGGTATTACAAAACGAGTCCCAATCGTTTTTAACGGTGTAAATGAAGAAATTGCTTCTATGTGGAAAAGTTTAAACCCAGAGTCTATTCAAACATTAAAGTCCCTTTCAAACATTGAACCTACTGGAATTATTAGTGCTTCTACTAATTTTTCTGAAGGAAGAATGGCGGAAAAGGGAGAACTTGATCACTATATTGGAGTAGCCACAACAAAGGATTGTCCAGAGCAATTCGCGCAGCTTGAAGTTGCAGCTTCAACATGGGCTATATTCGAAGCTGTCGGTCCATTTCCTGATGCATTACAAAATGTATGGGGGCGTATTTATTCTGAATGGTTTCCTTCTTCGAACTATGAACTAGCGGAAGGACCGGAAATATTGTGGAATGAACAGAAAGACATATCTTCTCCAAACTTTAAAAGTGAAATTTGGATACCGGTTTTGAAGAAGTGATAAAAAAACAAAGCTGCTCTTCCCTAAAAGGAAAAGCAGCTTTATTTACATTTTCAACTCTTCTTTATAAATACTATATGACTTTATTGTTGATACGATAATGCATATTAATATGATTCCAATCCCCATAAAAATATTAAATGGATCTGGAAGCAAAGCCCCAGCATATATACAAAGTGAACCTATTACAAATACCCTCGAAGCAAATCGGTGTGTTTTTCTCCAAACTACAGGATTTTCTAATGTCCAGTCCATTCGAATGCCTACTAACCCGTTCGGCTTCGTTTGTTGCATGTAATTACCTAGTACAAGAAACAATGTTCCAAGTCCAAAATTAAATGCAATTGAGCCCGATGCAATATAATTAGACGCTGCTAATAGTGCAAATATGTTACATCCAAACCCGATAAAGAGAATGGCATAATTAATCGCTGAAAGAACTTTGGATTGCTGTGTAGACTTATCTTTTATGAATCCAAAAACTATCCACATCATATAGAGCACTACCATACTACCTATCGAGAATGAACTTGCTTCTACTTTAGAAAAATATCCATTTACTACTCCTGCCGCATTATAATGACTTGGAATTTGTTCTGGTAAATATGGCCATACAATATACCATCCAATTGCAATGCCAATAATTAAACTCCATGGTAATATGTGTCTTTTCATCCTCTCTCCCCCATAATTTTTTATTAGGCCCCTATTTCTTTTTTATAAGCAATATAAGAATATACCATCGTACCAACAACCAGTACGACTACAACACTTAACAAACTAATCATTTTCCACATTCCCGGAAGGAACGAGGAAAATATGATTACAATACCGCCAATCATCATAATCTTTGATCCTATCCTATGCGTTTTTCTCCACACTTCTTCACTACTTAAAGTCCATGGTGTTTTAATACCTATAAAGAAATTTGGTTTACATTGCTGCATATAATTGCCGAGCACTACAAAAAGGATACCGACCATTATGTTCACAACAATTCCAATTGGAATGTTATATCCTAAAGCATTTGCTAGTGTCATCATATTAATAGTAAATAAGAAAAATAAAATTGCTCCATTAATCCTTCCAAGTGCTTTAGGAAATTTTTTATAGTTCTCGTACCTTGGATCTATCTTAGGCAATACAGTCACTAGTGCATATATAAAAATCATAATTGCTACATCAAAAATCAACATTCCCATTTTTGACATATGCCCATTTACTTCACCATCAATGTTCCAATGACTCGGAACCTCTCCCGGTAAATAAGGCCATGCAGCGCACCATGCAATAATCGTTAAAGCAATTAATAGTAACGGAAATATATGCTTTTTCATTTCCCCTCTTCCCCCTTATTCGTAAATGTAAACACCCAAGTCAACAAATCTTGAAAGACCGTTGTGTTTAAAGAGTACACAACGAATTGCCCTTTCTTTTCATCTTGAATAAGTTCAGCATTTTTAAGTGCGCTTAAGTGGTGTGAAATACTTGGTTTTGTCATATTGAAATGTTCAGCAATTTCACCAGCGGTTAGATTGCCTTCTTTTAATAAGTCTAAAATTTTTCGCCTTGTTGGATCTGCTAATGCTTTGAATGCTTGATTCAATGTCTTTCTTCCTTTCGATAATTAGACATTTAGATATTTATCTAAATGTTAAAATGATTTCAGTTAATTGTCAATTATATATACAGCCCTTTTTATTTTTTCCACTTCTGACCTACGTCAATTACTATATGGAGTAAAATCTAAAGATTACGGAGAGTAAAAAAAGAAAACAGCTCTTCAAATATACAGGAAGAGCTGTTTTTATTTAAACTTTATTATTTTATTAACAAAAGAAGAAATCCAAAAGATAATCAAGCTTATAATAAAGGACATACCTACTATCGTTCCGAATTCATTTAACCAATAACTAATCATGCTTTCACACACCTAGTATGGATTCTATTACATATAAGTAAGAAATCATTCGTTCTTTGTAGAGTCCTTTTGGACAGTTTTATTCGCCATATCCACTGGAATTTTCATTGTCCAAGTTCCTTCTGTTCCTCCAACTCTGTTAATATTAATATTTATAGATAAAAGCTCTGGGAATTTGTTACCTTCTAACGGTTCAAAAACTATTACTCCCTCTGGTTTATCATGATCAGCTAACACCGTGTCAAAACTTTCCCCCGCTTGATTCGTTAAATAAAATGTACTATTCTCTATTGCATCCGGATTACCAATACGATCTTTTTGAAAATTATCCATATGAGTGTTACTAAGAAAATGTAAGTATTGGACAGCATTAAATTTCTTATTTTTATAATACGGGCTCTCCACTTGTTTCCCGTCTTCTTTACCATCTTTTGTAATATCGAGCCCAGTTGTATTAAATTTATAAGGAACAAGCGATCCATCTTGCTGTTCAAATCGATAATAAACAAGTATTTTAGCATCTTGAATTAATATTTCTTTTACATGAAGAGTAATACCGTTATCTACTACTTTTTCGTTTAACTGTATGGACTTCCCATTCGCAGCATCCTTTTTCACTTCTTCACCAATCATTTCATTTAACTTTACCTCTGGCTTTGCAAAATAAGAATTGTTTAATGCCATTGTACTCGTCGGTATAATGACAGCCGCTATTAAACCTGCTATTAATAATTTCTTTTTCGTTTTCTTTTTGTTTTCTTTTTTATACATTTGACTAAAGGATTGATAAGCTCGCTCTTTAACCTCTTTTGGGATCTCTTGTTTCATTGCTTTTTTACATTCATTTGAAAACGACATTTGAATTAGATTCCTCCTCATCTATTTCTATACTAGATTGATTCCGAATTTTTTCTAACGCTCTGTGAATTCTAGATCTTACTGTACCTATAGGAATTTGTAATAGTTCTGCAATTTCTTCATATGTGTAATCGTGATAAAAGCGATAAACGATCACTACTCTAAACTTAAATGGTAGTTCTTGTATCACTGTTAATAACTGCTCTTCTGTTTCTTTTCTTAATAATACTTTTTCTGGAACTTCTACAACAGGATCATCACTTAGTTGTTGTTTTTCAAATAAGCGCATCCTCTTCCATATGTGTTTTCTCCACTGACTAATCTGCTTGTAAACAATTCCATTCAACCAAAATAGAAACGGTCTAGATTGATCATATGTTGAAATAGATTTCCAAAGTTGGAAGTAGATTTCATTTACGATTTCGTTTGTATCATGTCGATTTTTAACTATAGCAAAGACTGTTTCATAGATTCGCTGACTCGTTAAATCAAATATAAATTCAAAAGCCTCCTCGTCACCTTTTAGTAAACGCTCTATCCAAATATGTATATCTTCATTACTTACCAAGTAGTGCCCCCTCCTTAACGATGTTCTCACTATATATTGGACAGTAAGCAAAATAAAGTTCCAAATTTCATAAAAAAATATAATACTTTTTACTTTTCACACTTTTGACCTATACTGTTTACTAGCTTATCTTTCAACATAATGAAAAGACTTGAAACACATGATACACTATAGCTACAATTGTTTTTTTAGGAGGAATATACATATGTATAAAATTTTAATCGTTGAAGACGATCCAAATATTTCATCATTACTGCAATCTCACATTCAGAAGTACGGTTATGAGGCTGTGGTAGCGGAGAATTTCGATGATATTATGGAATCGTTTAACGCTGTGAAACCACATCTTGTTTTACTTGATGTAAACTTACCGAAATTCGATGGTTTCTACTGGTGCCGTCAAATTCGTCATGAATCTACTTGTCCAATTATTTTCATTTCAGCGCGTGCTGGTGAGATGGAACAAATTATGGCAATTGAAAGCGGTGCGGATGATTACATTACAAAACCATTCCACTACGACGTTGTAATGGCGAAAATTAAAGGACAATTACGTCGTATTTACGGTGATTATGCACCAAATATTTCTGAACGTATCGTTGAAGTAGAAGGTTTAAAACTATTCCCAGAACGTCCTGAAATTCACTTCGGATCTGAACAAGTTCTTTTAACGAAGAAAGAGGCTATTTTAGCTGAAATGTTATTATCTAAATTCCCTCGTACAGCAAGCCGTGAAGATTTATTAGCTGCGCTTTGGGATGACGAAAGCTTCGTTGAAGAAAATACATTAAACGTAAACATTACGCGTCTTCGTAAAAAGTTTAATGAGCTTGGTATTGAGAACTCTATTGAAACAGTACGTGGACTTGGATATCGTTTTAACGCAACTTGGAGTGAATAAGCATGAAGCTATTTTTACGTGATCATTTTGCATTTTTCCTACTGTACATATTAAACTTCGGTATCATTTTCGTTCTTTATGATGCAGTAGATGGATTTCAAAATAATAAATTTTACTTCGTCGTTTTAAGTTTATATTTATTCATTTGTTTCCTCGCTTACCGTTACGTTCGCAATCGTAGAATGTACCATAGATTAAGTGAGCAACCTGAAAAAATGGAAGATGCGTTTATTGAAAGAGCGACTGCTCCGATGCCTCACGGTGTCAATGAACTCGTGCGTACGCAGTACCGCCTCTTCCAAAAAGAACTACAATCGTATGAAGTAAAACAACAAGAACATCAATTATTCATTAATCATTGGGTACATCAAATGAAGACACCTGTTTCTGTTATGCAGCTTATGGTGCTAGAAATGGAAGACGAGCATTTAATTCCAAAGTTTAAAAAAGAATTAGAGCGTCTAAACCAAGGGCTTGATATGGCTTTATACATGGCTAGGTTAAATAACTTCCATGAAGATTTCCATGTCGAGACGATTTCATTAAAAGATACGGTAACAAAAAATATTAACGGATTAAAAGAACTATTCATTCGTAATGGTGTCTTCCCTGTTTTAGAAGTCCATTCTGATTTAAAAGTTACTTCTGATGCGAAATGGCTAAAATTTATCATCTATCAGTTAATGACAAATGCTGTTCGTTACTCTGGTGAGCGCGGAAAGAAAGTTTTCTTATCTGCTTACCGAAACGGAAAAGATATTATTTTAGAAGTTCGTGATGAAGGTGTTGGTATTCCGCAAGAAGATATTCGAAGAGTATTTGAACCGTTTTACACTGGGAAAAACGGTCGCGCATTTGGAGAATCTACTGGTATGGGACTTTATATTGTAAGTAAGATTTGTGATTATTTAGGTCACTCGGTCAAATTAGATTCGGAAGTTGGTAAAGGAACGACGATTAAAATCATCTTCCACAACGCTGCAAATAATCAGGCAGAACATACGGAGAAGGTGACCGAAGCATGATCGTAACATATGCAAGCAAAATGTATGAGAACTCACTCTCATACATTTTTTGCAATTCAACTACTTCTATATCTTCTAGCCGGAGGTATAATCTATGACATTTTGGCAATTTGCATTTAAAAACGTCACGCGCAACTCAAGAGCTTATTTTGCTTACTTTGTAAGTAGCTCCTTTTCCATTGCTGTGTTCTTTTCGTTTGCTGTTTACTTATTCCATCCGAAATTACAAAACTTTGACATGACTTCTGAAATTTCAGGATTAATGGTATTTTCAGAAGTAGTAATTGTATTTTTCTCTTTCTTCTTTTTACTATATTCCATTGGTACTTTTTTAAAAGTTAGAAAAAAACAATTTGGGGTTTTGACCATTTTAGGAATATCGAGAAAACAATTACACCGTCTCGTCTTCATGGAAAATATGTTAATCGGGATTTCATCTATCTTTTTCGGTATGCAGTTTGGAGTTGTTTTTTCGCAATTTTTCTTATTAGTAACAGCCAAACTTACGCATGTTCCAGGAATATATTTATACGGTCCTACTAACGCGTTTATTTTAACAACCATTGTTTTCCTTAGTCTTTTTATCATTGTATCTGCATTCACACCAATGCTTATTCGTACAAAAAAAGCGGTACACCTTTTAAAAACAAATGGTGGAAAACAAAAGGAAAGAAAACCATCCATACTTGTTTCATTATTTGGTGCGATCTGTTTATTTGGTGGTTATGCATTAGCTGGAAATCCTAAATATTTCGTATCAGTAAGCCCGCAAATCGGTGTTATATATATGGTCTCAAGTATTTTCGTTATCCCAACGCTTGTTACAATCGGAACATATTTCTTCTTTTCACAAATTAGCTTCTTACTTATTTATATTTTAAAGAAGAGAAGGAAGTTTTATATGAAACGGATTAATATGCTTTGGGTTTCGGATTTAGCAAGCCGTATTCGAACGAATATTAATATGCTTTTTATTGTAGCGATGCTATCTACTATCGCTTTCACAATGATTACGTTTCTATATGGATTCGGGAAATTTATTAAGCTAGAAGTTAATAGAACTTCTCCTTTCCCAATTTCTTATTTTTCTTATGATGCGAACCCTTTTGTTACAGAGCATTTAAATTGGCTTGAGCAACAATTACAAAAAGAGCATTTCTCTTATCAAAAAATAAAAGCTGATATATATGAAACACCACTAAAAGAAGATAAAGATGTAGCCATTTTTAATGATGTATACGCAATTAAGCAAAGTGACTATAACAAACTTGCGAATTCTTTACGAATGAAACAACTATTTATGGATGATAACGAAGCATATGTGCTAACAGGGACATCTTATATCACCATATTCAACGAATTTGAGCAAAGCTACAAAAGAGATTACATTACACTCTCTAGTACAAATACGAAATTACGAGTGAAAGGCTATGAGCATGTGAATGCAATTCCAGCTGGCTTTTCATATCAAACGATAGTTTTGCCTGATGTTATCGTAAATAACTTACCTAGCACCGTAAAGCATATATCAGCATACAATTACAAAATTCAGAACTGGGAACAGACATATAAAATTGCTGATAATTTTATGGAAAAAGTACAAAAAGATCGAGATACATCCCAGTATGAAGGACCTCTTATTCGCCCCTTTGAATCAGCAGGTTCGTTATACAAAATAACATCTGGCAGTGCTGCATTCTTCCTAATCGGGACATTTTTAGGAGTTATCTTCTTCATTGGAGCTGGTAGCGTTCTTTACTTTAGAATGTATACGGATTTGACGAACGAACAAGAGAAATATATAACGATTTCTAAAATCGGTGTAACAGATACAGAGATGAAACGATCTGCAACCATTCAACTTAGTATTTTATTTTTCATTCCGTACATTATGGCATCCATTCATACAATGTTCGCAACAAAAATGCTACAAGATGTAATTGGTTTATCTCTGTTCAAAGAGGTTTCAGCCGTTCTTATTATTTTTGGATTCGTTGAAATCGTATTTTTCGTATTCATTCGTTCACTTTATATGCAAAAATTATCACAATACACGAGTGGACAAAATATTTAAAATAAACTTGATGAAAAGAGTATTTCCTATGCTCTTCTCATCTTCACCCTATCAGGAGGTTCAGGTGAATGACATTTTGGCAGTTTGCATTTAAAAACGTGACGCGGAACGCCAGAGCTTATTTCGCCTATTTTGTAAGCAGTGCGTTCTCCATCGCAATCTTTTTCTCATTTGCAGTTTATTTATTTCATCCTAAATTGCATATGACAGACGTGAATTATTCTCTGAACATATTAATGACAATTTCAGAAGTTGTCATTGTGTTCTTTTCATTTTTCTTTTTACTGTATTCAATCGGGACGTTTTTAAAAGTACGAAAAAAACAGTTCGGGATTTTAACAGTACTTGGCATATCTCAAAAACAATTAAAGCGACTCATATTTATAGAAAATATGTTAATTGGTGCTCTTTCTATATTTTTTGGCATTCAACTTGGAGTTGTCTTTTCACAGTTCTTTTTATTAGTTACCGCCAAAATTACACACGTACCTGGTTTATATTTATATCCGCCTACAAGTGCTATCGTTTTAACTATCATCATCTTTCTCGGGCTCTTCATTCTCGTATCATCTTTTACACCGATGCTCATTCGTAC includes:
- a CDS encoding class I SAM-dependent methyltransferase, encoding MQLITFLHEFIKHPKHTGAIAPSSKILAKKMVDVIDFNKAKCIVELGPGTGVFTREIMKRKKKETIFLLIEINEVFFKELKRKFKDEQNVIVVHGSAENIKKYMEELNIECIDYILSGLPFTSLPEKVSKRILNNAMEAIHENGEFITFQYSLVKKGFIQHFFPKITLEKVWLNFPPAYVFSCKKELRRAYA
- a CDS encoding ABC transporter permease, with the protein product MTLSSIALRNIQRNFKDYFVYFASMIFSIVIYFTFKALQYNSQMEKAAEASKKISGAFQVSSVMLIIFVAVFIIYSNGFFTRKRKKEVGLYSLLGIRKRQIGKMLFYENMLMGLMSLVIGIAIGSVLSKLFLELLVNMMGLNLNVHFEVPMAAIIDTAIIFFVIILYTSLQGYRLIYRFKLIELFRAEREGEAMPKGSVIMALISVFLIGSGYFLALMYMKAVMYADFMVVALYILLATVAGTYLLFMFFTVFVLKRARNNKSAFYNGMNMVTTSQLLYRIKGNAKSLATIAILSAVTLTAVGTSVTMYYNTFTQSKVAAPYSYSYEKKDAALDKKVNEILAGEKNNHPVTYESEVEMIPVKGTFKGERADQVLNTHYNVTNQYQLISQSSFNKHVKHLDVEPVNLSANEAFVYDSLYIEKLDFGPLYTGNTAVFPVGNESKELKIKGVNNRSLTNLNELFVIVPDKTYEQMKQVNETRTVKNIDVKGERNSKELTAKLASIMPAGESEVLKPFNDFYTGFQMGLETTGLMMFIGLFLGLVFLLATGSIIYFKQLTEASADRDRYIVLHKVGVTKQEMKKAIAKQVSFIFAIPLVIGILHSLFALKGLSNILPFEIMIPLLISIGVYGVIYIGYYFLTVRSYYKIVSAK
- a CDS encoding ABC transporter ATP-binding protein, which produces MKTVLEAKNIEKVYDTGGNKFAALKGINLQVKEGEFVGIMGPSGSGKTTLLNVLSTIDNATNGEILIDGKDIVKMNDDKLALFRRDHLGFIFQDYNLLDTLTVKENIALPLALSKVKASEIDRRVLEISKKFGIDHILSQFPYQVSGGQKQRCAASRAIVTNPSMIFGDEPTGALDSKSATDLLESMKSLNEYDNSTILMVTHDAFAASYCKRVIFIKDGELYKELHRGESTRKQFFQKVVDVMSSISGGMADDLI
- a CDS encoding AraC family transcriptional regulator — its product is MDSLKNMNAAMQYIEDNLTHEIDFKEVAKIAYCSEYHFKRMFSFLAGISLSEYIRCRRLTLAAFELKNNNVKVIDIAIKYGYNSPDSFARAFQNLHGITPSEARNSSHSLKAYSPMTFQLSIQGGNEMNYRIEEKEPFRIIGITKRVPIVFNGVNEEIASMWKSLNPESIQTLKSLSNIEPTGIISASTNFSEGRMAEKGELDHYIGVATTKDCPEQFAQLEVAASTWAIFEAVGPFPDALQNVWGRIYSEWFPSSNYELAEGPEILWNEQKDISSPNFKSEIWIPVLKK
- a CDS encoding SdpI family protein produces the protein MKRHILPWSLIIGIAIGWYIVWPYLPEQIPSHYNAAGVVNGYFSKVEASSFSIGSMVVLYMMWIVFGFIKDKSTQQSKVLSAINYAILFIGFGCNIFALLAASNYIASGSIAFNFGLGTLFLVLGNYMQQTKPNGLVGIRMDWTLENPVVWRKTHRFASRVFVIGSLCIYAGALLPDPFNIFMGIGIILICIIVSTIKSYSIYKEELKM
- a CDS encoding SdpI family protein, whose product is MKKHIFPLLLIALTIIAWCAAWPYLPGEVPSHWNIDGEVNGHMSKMGMLIFDVAIMIFIYALVTVLPKIDPRYENYKKFPKALGRINGAILFFLFTINMMTLANALGYNIPIGIVVNIMVGILFVVLGNYMQQCKPNFFIGIKTPWTLSSEEVWRKTHRIGSKIMMIGGIVIIFSSFLPGMWKMISLLSVVVVLVVGTMVYSYIAYKKEIGA
- a CDS encoding autorepressor SdpR family transcription factor, giving the protein MNQAFKALADPTRRKILDLLKEGNLTAGEIAEHFNMTKPSISHHLSALKNAELIQDEKKGQFVVYSLNTTVFQDLLTWVFTFTNKGEEGK
- a CDS encoding DUF4179 domain-containing protein, producing the protein MSFSNECKKAMKQEIPKEVKERAYQSFSQMYKKENKKKTKKKLLIAGLIAAVIIPTSTMALNNSYFAKPEVKLNEMIGEEVKKDAANGKSIQLNEKVVDNGITLHVKEILIQDAKILVYYRFEQQDGSLVPYKFNTTGLDITKDGKEDGKQVESPYYKNKKFNAVQYLHFLSNTHMDNFQKDRIGNPDAIENSTFYLTNQAGESFDTVLADHDKPEGVIVFEPLEGNKFPELLSINININRVGGTEGTWTMKIPVDMANKTVQKDSTKNE
- a CDS encoding sigma-70 family RNA polymerase sigma factor codes for the protein MVSNEDIHIWIERLLKGDEEAFEFIFDLTSQRIYETVFAIVKNRHDTNEIVNEIYFQLWKSISTYDQSRPFLFWLNGIVYKQISQWRKHIWKRMRLFEKQQLSDDPVVEVPEKVLLRKETEEQLLTVIQELPFKFRVVIVYRFYHDYTYEEIAELLQIPIGTVRSRIHRALEKIRNQSSIEIDEEESNSNVVFK
- a CDS encoding response regulator transcription factor, translating into MYKILIVEDDPNISSLLQSHIQKYGYEAVVAENFDDIMESFNAVKPHLVLLDVNLPKFDGFYWCRQIRHESTCPIIFISARAGEMEQIMAIESGADDYITKPFHYDVVMAKIKGQLRRIYGDYAPNISERIVEVEGLKLFPERPEIHFGSEQVLLTKKEAILAEMLLSKFPRTASREDLLAALWDDESFVEENTLNVNITRLRKKFNELGIENSIETVRGLGYRFNATWSE